GACTCAATAGCTAAGCGTCCAATGTCGAGAGTAACAGGGCCACTTCGTATAATGGGTGCTAATATTGATGGTAGAAATGACGGAGAGTATACACCCATTAGTATACGGGGAGGACAACTATCCCCTATACACTACCAACTTCCTGTTGCAAGTGCTCAAGTGAAGTCTTCTCTTTTGTTTGCTGCTATGCAAGCAGAAGGAGTCACTGAAATCATTGAGAAAAGTGAGACACGTGACCATACGGAGCGAATGTTTCAATATTTTGGCGGTGAATTAGAAAAAGATGGGCTTACACTGCGTTTAAATGGTCCCTCAACTCTTAATGGACGAGATATAGTAGTTCCAGGGGATATTTCGTCTGCAGCCTTTTTCATTGCAGCTGCACTGATCGCCCCGAACAGCGAACTATTGATTAAAAATGTGGGACTGAATCAAACTAGGACGGGTATGCTTGATGTTTTAAAGGACATGGGAGCTTATATAGAGGTTATTCCACATTCTATTGATAGTTTTGAGCCATACGGTGACTTAATCGTTAAAAGCTCCAACCTGAATGCTGTTGAGATTGCTGGTGATGTTATACCAAGGCTTATAGATGAGATTCCAATATTGGCTTTAGTTGCATCACAAGCGGAAGGTACTACTGTCATAAAAGACGCAGAAGAGCTAAAGGTGAAGGAAACAAATAGAATTGACACGGTGGCCAGGGAACTAAACAAACTTGGCTGTAACATTGTCCCTACAGAGGATGGGTTAATTATTGAAGGGAATACAAAAATAAGAGGTGGGATTGTAGATAGTCATGGTGACCATCGGATTGGAATGATGTTGGCAATTGCTTCATTACTATCTGAGGAGTCTATCCATATTCAAGGTACAGATGCGATCAGTGTCTCCTATCCTAACTTTTTTGAACAACTACAATCATTAGTTCAGAACTAATTTGAAAAGAAACTCAAAATTTTTTGGGTTTCTTTTTTTACTCTAAACAGCAATCCATTTGTTTTCTAATAGATATATTCATATACTAGCCATTTTTCTCATAGCTTGTCTTAAGAGAAGATATGAGGTGAGAGAAATGGCTTATCTATTAAAAGGAGTAAACTACGCAGCAGGTGGTAATGTCGGAAAGTATAGTTTTTTTATCCAAAACAATAAAATCGCTTCAGTAAGAGAAAACTTTCGCTTTGCAAATTGTATGTATTCTGACTTAAGTGATTATGCAATGGGACCTACTCATGTAATGGCTGATCTATCTTTTCCTAATTTAAAGTTTCATGAATATAAACACTACATTATTTCTGAATTCTTATTGAAAGGTTGTACGACCCTACTAGTTCCATTCAGATTGGAATTTGAATATAAGTGGGAAGAACAGTTGAATAAAATCAGAAACCAATTAGTAGGAAGCCCCATTGACTATTGTCTGGCTGTACGAATTCCATTTAGGTTATTAACCCCTTCTTTGATAAGGAAGTGTAGAAGAGAAAAAATTAGTACAGTCTTCGTTGAGTTAACGGAAGAAACGAACCTTTATTATAAACAATGGGGATGGATTCGTGACGCTTTATTTCCTTATCCAGTGACCCTTGTTCCATTACCGCTAATG
Above is a window of Bacillus carboniphilus DNA encoding:
- the aroA gene encoding 3-phosphoshikimate 1-carboxyvinyltransferase, whose translation is MATRTLHFHKQALKGVMEVPGDKSISHRSIMFGAIANGTTRVWNFLKGEDCLSTLDCFQKLGVTIIEHDQYLQIEGKGFNGLIEPTEILNVGNSGTTSRLILGILAGTPFHSVLIGDDSIAKRPMSRVTGPLRIMGANIDGRNDGEYTPISIRGGQLSPIHYQLPVASAQVKSSLLFAAMQAEGVTEIIEKSETRDHTERMFQYFGGELEKDGLTLRLNGPSTLNGRDIVVPGDISSAAFFIAAALIAPNSELLIKNVGLNQTRTGMLDVLKDMGAYIEVIPHSIDSFEPYGDLIVKSSNLNAVEIAGDVIPRLIDEIPILALVASQAEGTTVIKDAEELKVKETNRIDTVARELNKLGCNIVPTEDGLIIEGNTKIRGGIVDSHGDHRIGMMLAIASLLSEESIHIQGTDAISVSYPNFFEQLQSLVQN